The region ACCCCGTGGCCTAGGGGAGTGGAGGGGGATGGCTGCGGTTCCCTCGGGGGCTGGTCGGGGTGGCATCGcggagggagggcaggagagccACATTTGCACGCCAAGGTGGGTTTTGCAGTTGCCCTCCCGCAGAGGCCAAACCCTCCTTGGCCGTCgctgtgttttttcccctccctgcacagGACATGGcagccatcctgctgctgccaccggTCACCCCCATGCACATATAGCCGGCCGCGAGCCTGGGGCTGATGCTGACCCCGTGAGCCCCAGGGGTGCCCAGCTTGGGCTGCTGCTCCAGGCCTGGCTGCTTGGGGATACGCCGGGTTTGGTGGGCAGTGCGGAGCCGGATGCAGGCAGCATCTCagtcccctgcctgccctgcaccctctcCTACCTGGGGACCCTCGCGCTCCCCTGTCCGTGTCCCTGGCCGCTCAGTAACCATGGCTCTGCCCTGGCTTATCCTGCCCCTTGCAGTTTGTGGGCATTACCTACGTCCTGACCATCATCTGGCTTCTGGTCTTCGCCTGCTCCGCGGTGCCCgtctacatctactttaacaCTTGGACCACCTGCCAGTCCATTGCCAACCCAAGCAAGACCTCGGCCAGCATCGGCACCCTGTGTGCGGATGCCAGGATGTATGGTGAGTGCTGGGTTTGCTGCCCAGGAGCCAGGGCTCAGGGTGGAGGagaggggatggaggagagggTCTAGGCAGATAAGGCTAGGATAAAGCAGGGGCAAGTGCTGAAGAGCCCCGAAACGCCAGGCCGTGTGTGACACACGTGGCTGCGGGAAGCTGAGCAAGGCAGCTGGCTGGCAGCTGTGCCCGGCTCACCTGGCACCCTGCATCCTCACCAGGCGTCCTGCCCTGGAATGCTTTTCCCGGCAAGGTGTGTGGCTCCAACCTGCTCTCCATCTGCAAGACTAGCGAGGTGAGGAACTCACATCACCTCCCCGCAGTGGGTGGCCTCGGCACTGgcctccccagccagcacatGGGACCCCGGGAGGCACGTGGGACCCCGGGAGCTcaccctccctcttcccttgcaGTTCCAGATGACTTTCCACCTCTTCATTGCGGCCTTCGTGGGGGCAGCCGCCACACTGGTCTCACTGGTGAGTCGGTGCTCCTCCTGCCCGGCCGTTCTCCTCCGCCCGGCGAGGATGTGGGGGCAGAGGACAACGGAGGTCGTGGGCATGGATGTGACAGAGCCCATGCTTGTGTCATTTTCTGGCACATAAGTGCAGATGGCAAATTCAGGCCATAAGAAGGTAGAGGTGGCTGATGGAGGGGATCTGGAGAGGCTTTAGGAGACCACCAGGGAGAGGTCCTGCTGCCTGTGCACTGAGTcccctgcctttccctgtcTCTCCCCTTGTTTTACACCAGCAATGAGACACTGCGGTGTCCTGCTGGTGCAGCAGGGCCATGGGACTCCGCAGGGCAACTGCCCTGTTGGGGTGCTGGCCTGGGGGATACCACCTTGGGCGTACCCCAGCGAGGAGTCCCACCCTGCTTGCCCTCCTTGCCCCTGGGAGCTTcgtttctcctcctcccccctcgCTCACTCTCTTCCCACCCACAGCTCACCTTTATGATCGCCGCCACCTACAACTTTGCCGTCCTCAAGCTGATGGGCCGAGGCACCAAGTTCTAGCTCGCACAGTGGAGCCCAGCCAGACCAAACACCCTTTTTTCTAACCCCGAGGCTTTAACACTGCAGCCACCCGTCACCAGGTCTCCTGCGTTAACACTGCCTTCACCACTGactcctctcctcttcctcccttgcATCCATCGTGTTGAGCATGACCAGGAAGGAGAGCTTCCCACCAATGGACACCTCTTCATgcacttttctctctctgctcatCCGTAATGGGTTCGCTCTAAGGCCAAGCCCATTGAATCcagccagagaagaggagggacTTACTCCAGTGTCCCGATGTTGCCTAGGGATGAGCAAAGGCCTTCATGCTCCTGGGAGGAGGAAATCCATGTAGGTTGCTCCATGAGTAGCAAGAGGCTACctagagagaaaaggaagttgGCCCAGTCCTGGTACCATTGCTAGAGACTCTCCTGGAGCTGTCTGCTGTCACCACCCATGGATGGAGAATaagagaaggatttttttttccccttagcaAAGAAAGATGAATTTATCCCAGATTGCCTGCTGCAGCCAAGGCAAAGGGAGTTCAGGGCAAGGATCTTCCCATTGTGGAGAAGAGAGTGCTGACCCCAATGCTGATAAAGCCCTAACGCAGCTGCCCCTATTAAAGCCTAAAGGAGTTCGGTGTCTCTGTAGACAAGGGGGACTCTTGGCTTTAccctccaggcagcagagaggcgCCAGATAGGTTTGATCGAGAGGGGACATCTCTGCGCTGTGCTTCGGAAGCGTAAAGCCAGAGCCATCCCTTCATACGCAGGGAATGACCCTCTGGACTGCGCACCTCCGCCTGCCCTGCAAGCGCCGTACTCGCTGCACGCTCTCATCCCTTCACAATGGTGCTCTTCTCTGGGGTGACGTCTGCTTCTCTAGCCTCCGCTGCGTCGGAGAGCTTGATTTGTTTCTCACCAGTGTCAAATGTaacttttccttgttttgtcCCCCTCTTCCCCTCACTTTTTTCCCATGTTTCCTGCAAGTCAGGACACCTGTCTTGTGTCTGCCACGGTGGGAGGGACTGGCAGCATCTCATTTCCAGCTGAGACCCATGAAGGAGttaaggagggaaggaaaggcgGCAGTTTGGGGGTCACAGGGCAGAAACATGGCCCATCTCTGCAAACCAGATCCTTTCTGGTGCCAGTTCAGTCTTTTCCCATGGAGGGGGGCAGCAGGGCAAGGGGTTTGGTGGAGATGACCTCTCCCCCATGATTGCTCTCCACGGCAGCTGGAGGAAAGCCCTCTGGCTGGGTAGCATGGGTCCAGACAGACCCGccaaaatgctgtttccagTCCTCCCTGCCAACTGGTATTCTGTTTTGctcttccctgcctctccttAATGCTAATCTTAGTGTTTATTTATTGGAGAAACTACTTTCAGTGGCAGACTGTAGCTCCATCTTgcatggatatttttttttgtctgtattattattataatatttttttttaagtgctggtTTCAGCAGGGGCAAGGATAAAGGAGCAGATCTGCTGAGCAGAGCGTTCGAAGGATCCTTGCCACTGGGAATGCTGAAATAGATTGGCCAGGCTAGAAACGcacaggggctggggagggggggagatgCCAGGAGGGACGGCAGGGCGGGGAGAAACCAGTCAAGATCTGGAAATTCACATCAACGCTCTCTCTCTTGGgggtttgcttggttttttttggtattcatttaacaaaaaataaccaGATACTCCTTCCCACCCTTGTCCCCAgaccccaaacacacacacacacgcgcatACATgtgcgcgcgcacacacacatatgcaaaAAGAGAGTTAATCAACTGAAAgcatttccttcatttctgaTCTAGAATTTCAACTTGTTAACAAGCAATAAAAAGGAGCAAGTTTTTAGAGACTTATCTTACAAGATGTATTTTataagaattaaagaaaataaattaaaattaagaacaTTCTGAACAAGATATACGTCTGTCT is a window of Gavia stellata isolate bGavSte3 chromosome 14, bGavSte3.hap2, whole genome shotgun sequence DNA encoding:
- the PLP1 gene encoding myelin proteolipid protein is translated as MGTPLGVQGCLLECCARCLIGAPFASLVATGLCFFGVALFCGCGHEALTGTEQLIETYFSKNYQDYEYLIDVIHAFQYVIYGTASFFFLYGALLLAEGFYTTGAVRQIFGDYKTTICGKGLSATFVGITYVLTIIWLLVFACSAVPVYIYFNTWTTCQSIANPSKTSASIGTLCADARMYGVLPWNAFPGKVCGSNLLSICKTSEFQMTFHLFIAAFVGAAATLVSLLTFMIAATYNFAVLKLMGRGTKF